A section of the Jaculus jaculus isolate mJacJac1 chromosome 6, mJacJac1.mat.Y.cur, whole genome shotgun sequence genome encodes:
- the Polr3h gene encoding DNA-directed RNA polymerase III subunit RPC8, producing the protein MFVLVEMVDTVRIPPWQFERKLNDSIAEELNKKLANKVVYNVGLCICLFDITKLEDAYVFPGDGASHTKVHFRYVVFHPFLDEILIGKIKGCSPEGVHVSLGFFEDILIPPESLQQPAKFDETEQVWVWEYETEEGAHDLYMDTGEEIRFRVVDESFVDTSPTGPSSAEATSSSEELPKKEAPYTLVGSISEPGLGLLSWWTSN; encoded by the exons ATGTTCGTCCTGGTGGAGATGGTGGACACCGTGCGGATACCCCCGTGGCAGTTTGAGAGGAAACTCAACGACTCCATCGCGGAGGAGCTGAACAAGAAATTGGCCAACAAG gttGTGTACAACGTGGGACTCTGCATCTGTTTGTTTGATATCACCAAGCTGGAGGATGCCTATGTGTTCCCAGGAGACGGCGCATCACACACCAAAG tTCATTTCCGCTACGTGGTGTTCCACCCCTTCCTGGATGAGATTCTGATTGGGAAGATCAAGGGTTGCAGCCCAGAGGGGGTACATG TCTCTCTAGGGTTCTTTGAAGACATTCTCATTCCCCCAGAGTCACTGCAGCAGCCTGCTAAGTT TGATGAAACAGAGCAGGTTTGGGTGTGGGAGTATGAGACAGAAGAAGGAGCGCATGACCTGTACATGGACACGGGGGAAGAGATCCGCTTCCGGGTAGTGGATGAGAGCTTTGTGGACACGTCCCCCACAGGGCCCAGCTCAGCTGAGGCCACCTCTTCCAGTGAGGAGCTGCCAAAAAAGGAGGCGCCCTACACACTTGTG GGATCCATCAGTGAGCCGGGCCTGGGTCTCCTCTCCTGGTGGACCAGCAACTAG